TTCAGCTTTCCCCCATATTTCTGGTGTTAATTTTTGGTGTAAGTAGAAAGCAAATAGCTAACAAATCACATCAACTGTTCAATGTTCAACATTTTCACACATTGTTCTCTTCAGCTGTTCTCTGCCACCGTGGTGTTGTATCGAACTTTCACGTTTAACAACTGCGAGGAAGCTGCCAAAGAGCTGATGGAACAGATTAAGGAAGCCAAAGCTGATCTGAGAAGCAAAGGTTTGGTGTTGAGTGATTAACAGTTTGTGCATTTGCCGCTCAtagcgtttgttttgtaaataaagtTTTTAAGAAAGTTACAAGAATTGCAACATAAGGGGCAATCATCCACTCGAGAACCAAAgctttaatgttgttttatcATCCGACCGTGCGTAATGTGCTAAAACAAACGTTCAAAATCCTCCTGCTTCGAGTGAGTCAtttgaaaacatatttatacGGAAATTCGATTTGAATTGCAAACACAAGACCGTTTCAAATCCAATATTTAATGTATGTTCTTATGAAGGTTCTTTACAAACCCGTTCTAATGATACTAATAGTGTTAATTTGCTAATTGTAGTAGGAACTCTTTGAACGCCTTCAATAACGAACGCAACGAATTGTTATAACAACTACGG
The Anopheles moucheti chromosome 2, idAnoMoucSN_F20_07, whole genome shotgun sequence genome window above contains:
- the LOC128298937 gene encoding dolichol-phosphate mannosyltransferase subunit 3 — encoded protein: MTKLFEWFMAAACFFSVYFAIVLRQVKHAVLDQYMLEIQLSPIFLVLIFGLFSATVVLYRTFTFNNCEEAAKELMEQIKEAKADLRSKGLVLSD